ATTGATAGCAGAATGTTATGTAAGTAGAATAGGTTTTAAAGGAGAATATCCATATATAGCCCCATTTATATATGCTTTTGATGGTAAATTCATATATTTCTTATCAACTAAGTATGGGAAGAAAATTAAAAGGTTTCAAAAAAACCCTAAAGTTGCTGTTGAGATAGAGAAATACGAAGATAACCTTTCAGAGTACAGATTTGTAACGTTACAAGGTAGTATAAAACAAATAGAAGATTATAATGAGAAATTAAGAGTAAGAAAACTTTTTGTAAATCTTATACATGATAAATCTCTTTCAAAAAATGTTCTCGCAGCTTTAGGACACTCGCCTAATGATGAAGTGGAATCCATAATTAAAGAAGAAAGATCCTTTGTTTGGAAGTTGGTAGATGTTGAAAATATAATCGGAATAAAAACTTCATGATCTGTTTATAAGAATTTTGGTCAATAAAATTTAAGGAAAATTAATTGATAAATTCCAAGATTAGTTATATGGCTCAATTTATTTGTTACAAATATTAATTCCTTAATTTAGAATTAACATATGGCCTATAGAAAATCATAACAGAATACAATATATTAGCATATATCTAAAATGAAGTTAAATTCTAAAAATAAGTGATTACAAATGTACAAAATAACTTTGATTCCAGGAGATGGTGTGGGGCCAGAAGTTATCCAAGCCCTTTTATACATACTTGAAGCAGTTGATCTTAAACTAGATTATACTATGGCTTGTGCTGGAAATGCATGTTTCCAAGATACAGGAAGCACTATTCCTGATGAAACCATATTAAAAGCAAAAAGATCTGATGCAACACTTTTCGGAGCGGTTACAACTGTTCCAGGGCAGAAAAGTGCAATAATTACTTTGAGAAAGGAATTAGATCTATATGCTAATATCCGGCCTGTAAAATCATATCTCGGCACGAACTGTTTGTACAATGACCTTGATCTGGTAATAGTAAGAGAGAACACAGAAGGACTCTACTCAGGCATAGAAGAATACACATCTGATGGCGCAACAGCATTAAGAGTCATTACGAATGATGCATCTGAGAAAATATGCAAATTTGCATTTGAATATGCCGAGAAAAATGATCGAAAAAAAGTAACTGCAATTCACAAGGCCAATGTTTTGAAGAAAACTGATGGAATTTTTAAGGACGCATTTTATAGAATTTCAAACGATTTCCCTAAGATTCATTCAGAAGATAAATACGTTGATGCTGCTGCTATGTTCCTAATAACTAAGCCGGATAATTTTGATGTGATAGTCACAACCAATCTTTTTGGTGACATTCTCTCTGATGAAGGCGCCGGATTAGTAGGTGGCTTGGGAATGGTTCCATCTGCAAATATTGGGGATAATAATGCATTATTTGAACCTGTTCATGGTTCTGCACCGGATATAACAGGTCTTAGAATTTCAAATCCATCCGCCATGATATTATCAGCTGTGATGATGATGGATCACCTTGGAGAAACTTCAGAAGCTCGAAAACTCGAGAATGCTCTTTTGGATGTGTTAAATGAAAGAAAATTTTTAACACCAGATCTGGGAGGATCGTCAAAAACCATGGAAATGGCAGAAGAAATAAGATCTAAACTTATATGAATGTGATAGCATAATTTTTAGATATTGAATCAGCATTTTTTCCAATAGATATGATGTTCAAGGACTTCCTATAGTAACTTTTATATGGATTTCCTTTCATAAACTACTCCATAGGATAGGTTGATATTGACAGCTCAGGCTGTTTTTAGGTCAATTTTTGAACAAAAGTTTGGTTAATTTAATTCTAATCAAACTTCTATAACCTCAAATTGCCTATAACGCTGTTTTGAAAATTTTTATGATATTTTTGGAGGTATATTATATGAAAACTACTATTAGTGTAATTAAAGCGGATGTCGGCAGTATAGCTGGACATGCAAAGACTCACGTAGCTTTGCTTAATAAATGTGATGAAATACTTGCAAAGGCAAAGGAAGAAGAACTTCTGGTGGATTATCATATCACCAACTGTGGTGATGACATTGACCTGATAATGACCCACAGAAATGGAACGGAAAATGAAGAAGTTCATGGATTAGCATGGAATGCATTTATAGAAGCCACAAAAGTTGCAAAAAGCCTTAAACTTTACGGTGCAGGCCAAGATCTACTTTCAGACACCTTTTCTGGCAATATTAAAGGAATGGGTCCTGGGTGTGCCGAGATGGAATTCAAAGAAAGACCATCTGATCCAGTAATTGTTTTCTGTTGCGACAAAACAGAACCAGGCGCATTTAACATGCCCATATTTAAAATGTTTGCAGATCCATTTAACACAGCTGGACTTGTTATAGATCCTTCTCTCCACGGAGGATATGATTTTGAGATATTTGATGTTATTGAGCATAAAAAAGTTACAATGTCTTGTCCCGATGAAATGTATGATGCACTTGCATTACTCGGCTCAACTGGAAGATATGTAATAAAACATGTCACTAGAAGGAGCGATAACGAAATAGCAGCTTCAATAAGTACAGAAAGATTAAATCTTATGGCTGGCCAATATATTGGTAAAGATGACCCAGTTGCTATAGTAAGATCACAATCAGGATTCCCAGCAGCCGGTGAAGTAGTTGAGCCATTTGCATTCCCCCACCTTGTAAGTGGATGGATGAGAGGTTCACATAATGGCCCATTAATGCCTGTAGCTCAGAGAAATGCTACACCTGTAAGATTTGACGGACCTCCACGGGTAATTGCACTTGGATTCCAGATTAACAACTCAGAATTAGTAGGACCATTAGATATGTTTGACGACCCAGCATTTGACAGATCAAGAGCACTTGCATCAGAGGTAGCAGAATACATGAGAAGACATGGGCCATTCGAACCCCACAGATTACCAGCAGATGAAATGGAATATACAAGTCTTCCTGGCGTTTTAAAAATGTTAGAAGGTAGAATGAAAGATATGGATTAGGTTCAAACCTATCCATTATATTTAATTTTTTTATCATAACATTTATTATTTTTAAAAACCATTATTTCAACAGTTTTTTGAATATCTCGCGGGGTATATCCAGAATATTTTCTACCTTATCCATTACAACCCCATCACTTGTTGCAACTATGCCATCATGGTGTTTTACTAGTTTTACAAGTTCATAATCTACATTTTTATTTGTTACCGCATTTCCTTGGATTTTATTCTTTTTTAACAGTGAATTTGTTAGTTTAGCAAGTTCACCACTCTTACTCACAGGGCTGTCATACAAAAAATAAACACATTTGGGACGATATAGTTTTAATAAATTAATAATGTTGATCAAAGCAATTTCAGTGTGTGAATTGATTTTATATCTGCCAAAAATAGCATTTGTGTCCCTTAAAACTCCATCATCACAAATTATAATCGAACTATATTCATGATTGCAGATACTTTCAACTGTTATTAGAACATTATAACCATCTATAAAAATAGCTTTATTATTTATGCTGCTAATATTAACTATTTTAATTATTCGATTAAAGGATGTTAAAGTTGAAAAAACCTTCCTAGCCAGATAATTTCGTGCATTTTTGTCTAAAAGATATTTATTTGCAACGAAATTCAATGCAACTTTTTTCCTATAACCCCTATTTAAAAGGAACTTTAAATCGTATGATGCATCTTTCAAACTTTTTTCAATGTCTTTAGATGGCATTTTATTTCTAAATTTAGTTTTTAACTGTAAATTATAATATTTTTTTAACCTTTTCTCTTGGCCACTATGATAGGTACTCTGTCAGAGGCATTTTCTGCACGGTCAGCTATGTTTCCAAGCCTTAAAACAGTACTTTTAAGTTCAATATGTGTAAGTATATTTATTTCACCATTTTTATACTCTATATACAGTTTTTTTAGTATTTTTCTTTCTATTTTATCAACGGCATCTTCCAATTTTTCAACTTCGTGTGCCTTTGTGAGTGCTTCGCCAAGATCTTCATCTAATAGTTCGATGCATTTTTTAAGGGCGGATACTGTGTCATATACTGAATCTATAAGATCTGAAAAATCATTTTTATAATCATCCGGGAAATTGATTTGGCTCAAACATATTCCATATGCTGTTTCCCGGGTCATATCTGCGACACTGTCAACTTGTTCTGCGAGAACTATTCTATCTTCTCTATCAAATGGTAAAAATGCCCCTTTGAAAAATTCTATTTCCATTTTTCTACGTACATCATCTGCATCATGTTCCAACTTTGAAATTTCTTCAACTTTCTCGTTTACAGAATCAAAGTCATTAGCATAAAAATATGTCATTAACATTTTTAGCTGGTTTAAACATTCATATACCATTTCTACATGGTCTTTTGAGTATTGCTCAACTTTAGACTCCCTTTTGAATAGATTTCTCATTTTATCCCCGGTTTTAGGATCATGAATTATAACTATTATTAATTTATATAAGTTTGTTTAAAAGGCGTATTGCATCTAGAAGTCCATGTGCATAGGTTATACATCCAAATGATGTTAGATAATCCTTTTTTTCAAGGTAGTAGTCTGTGTCTTTCCTGTAATTTATGGCCATTTCCACAACTTTTCTCTCGTCTTCATCAATTTTTATTGATTCTATTTCTTTTATATTTTTTGTAAATAATACAATATCTTTTTCAATTCTTTCAATCGCATCCATAATATCATCCTCTTCAGTTAAATCTAAATTCTGCACACTCTATTATTTAGATATTATCTCAATAAAAAAATTGAATAGAATTAGATTTTTTTTTATTTTCCTAGTTAAAAATTATTAGAAAATTGATTGACAAAACACCTTTTTATAAATAATTTTTTTTATCATAATGTATTATAATTCAAGCAAAAAAAATTAAAAAGGAGATATCTTTTTGTAAAGATTCTAAAGACCTTTAAGTTCTTTCCATGAGTGATATACTCTTTGGAATACTGTTACATATCCTAAGATCATTATAAGAATTATGGCTATTCCTAAAGGATTCATGTTTAAGAGTTGTACACTGGTGAAATAACTTAGAAATGCTCCTATCATTATTATTACCAGACGTTCTGCACGTTCTGCAATTCCAACATTACATTCTATACCCTCAGATTCGGCTCTGGCTCTGACATAACTTACTGTTAGAGATGCATGCAATGCAAGTATACCGAAGATCCAATTTACATATCCACCATATATTATTCCAATTATTATAAATGCATCTCCAAACCGGTCTGCAGTTGAATCAAGCACTCCACCAAACTTTGTTGTTTGATAATTGTTTCTTGCTACAGCACCATCTAACATATCTACAAATCCACTTAAAGCTATAAAAAGACCTCCCAAAAGCAGATTGCCAGTTGCGAACATGTATGCAGATAAAAAACTTACTAATAGGCCAATTATTGTTAGGATGT
The Methanobacterium spitsbergense DNA segment above includes these coding regions:
- a CDS encoding pyridoxamine 5'-phosphate oxidase family protein yields the protein MHVHKVPLMNKKEYDELIAECYVSRIGFKGEYPYIAPFIYAFDGKFIYFLSTKYGKKIKRFQKNPKVAVEIEKYEDNLSEYRFVTLQGSIKQIEDYNEKLRVRKLFVNLIHDKSLSKNVLAALGHSPNDEVESIIKEERSFVWKLVDVENIIGIKTS
- the aksF gene encoding homoisocitrate dehydrogenase — encoded protein: MYKITLIPGDGVGPEVIQALLYILEAVDLKLDYTMACAGNACFQDTGSTIPDETILKAKRSDATLFGAVTTVPGQKSAIITLRKELDLYANIRPVKSYLGTNCLYNDLDLVIVRENTEGLYSGIEEYTSDGATALRVITNDASEKICKFAFEYAEKNDRKKVTAIHKANVLKKTDGIFKDAFYRISNDFPKIHSEDKYVDAAAMFLITKPDNFDVIVTTNLFGDILSDEGAGLVGGLGMVPSANIGDNNALFEPVHGSAPDITGLRISNPSAMILSAVMMMDHLGETSEARKLENALLDVLNERKFLTPDLGGSSKTMEMAEEIRSKLI
- the fbp gene encoding fructose-1,6-bisphosphate aldolase/phosphatase is translated as MKTTISVIKADVGSIAGHAKTHVALLNKCDEILAKAKEEELLVDYHITNCGDDIDLIMTHRNGTENEEVHGLAWNAFIEATKVAKSLKLYGAGQDLLSDTFSGNIKGMGPGCAEMEFKERPSDPVIVFCCDKTEPGAFNMPIFKMFADPFNTAGLVIDPSLHGGYDFEIFDVIEHKKVTMSCPDEMYDALALLGSTGRYVIKHVTRRSDNEIAASISTERLNLMAGQYIGKDDPVAIVRSQSGFPAAGEVVEPFAFPHLVSGWMRGSHNGPLMPVAQRNATPVRFDGPPRVIALGFQINNSELVGPLDMFDDPAFDRSRALASEVAEYMRRHGPFEPHRLPADEMEYTSLPGVLKMLEGRMKDMD
- a CDS encoding DUF434 domain-containing protein, whose amino-acid sequence is MPSKDIEKSLKDASYDLKFLLNRGYRKKVALNFVANKYLLDKNARNYLARKVFSTLTSFNRIIKIVNISSINNKAIFIDGYNVLITVESICNHEYSSIIICDDGVLRDTNAIFGRYKINSHTEIALINIINLLKLYRPKCVYFLYDSPVSKSGELAKLTNSLLKKNKIQGNAVTNKNVDYELVKLVKHHDGIVATSDGVVMDKVENILDIPREIFKKLLK
- a CDS encoding TIGR00153 family protein, yielding MRNLFKRESKVEQYSKDHVEMVYECLNQLKMLMTYFYANDFDSVNEKVEEISKLEHDADDVRRKMEIEFFKGAFLPFDREDRIVLAEQVDSVADMTRETAYGICLSQINFPDDYKNDFSDLIDSVYDTVSALKKCIELLDEDLGEALTKAHEVEKLEDAVDKIERKILKKLYIEYKNGEINILTHIELKSTVLRLGNIADRAENASDRVPIIVAKRKG
- a CDS encoding DUF357 domain-containing protein, with translation MDAIERIEKDIVLFTKNIKEIESIKIDEDERKVVEMAINYRKDTDYYLEKKDYLTSFGCITYAHGLLDAIRLLNKLI
- the pgsA gene encoding archaetidylinositol phosphate synthase; translated protein: MLNRLRPQVKMFLDPIAKRIRVNPNILTIIGLLVSFLSAYMFATGNLLLGGLFIALSGFVDMLDGAVARNNYQTTKFGGVLDSTADRFGDAFIIIGIIYGGYVNWIFGILALHASLTVSYVRARAESEGIECNVGIAERAERLVIIMIGAFLSYFTSVQLLNMNPLGIAIILIMILGYVTVFQRVYHSWKELKGL